Within the Miscanthus floridulus cultivar M001 chromosome 2, ASM1932011v1, whole genome shotgun sequence genome, the region AAGGCCGGTGGTTGGGGGTTTGGGTTTCAGCCTTTCAGGAGCTGGGTTGCTGAATCCGGCGGAGGAAGTCCATTTCAGCGTCGGTGGCGGGCGCTAGAGCGAGGCAAAGGCAAGGTGGGACGCCGTTAGTCGAGAGGTGGAGGAGCACAATCTTTATTTGGTTGCTCATGGTCTTGCTCTTGCTGCACTAGCGGCTCGTTTGGTTTGGGGTAATAGGAAACAGAGAATGGGAGTTTAGATATAGGAGTTTACAAATCttttgtttgttttatgaaaatgAAAGTTCTGGTGGAAAGGGGAAGGGGAGTTTAGAGGGTCAACTTCCACTAATCAATTCCTTAGGAAAGGGGTGGGAATTGGATGAGAGTTGTGTTCTTAATTAAAGAAAAGTAGATCCGCACCGTCCATCATGATTTGCCTTTTAATTTTCCCCTCAAAACCCCCATACCAAACCTGGGATATGAATTCCCTCTTCATTTTCCCTTCTTATTTTCCTTCACGAACCAAACAAGggattgggactaaaagtcaaTTTCCCACCTTAATTCCCTCTAACAACTCCCACCACTAATTCCCATGCCTCTTCCCACGTAGTTGCCAAACACAACCTATGAGCCGAGCTTAGTCCGGATACGATCTCGGTATAAGAGACAATATCCTAGTTTGTATTCAGGTGGCCAAGGATTTGGCCTCAGTTGCTGAGTAATGGAGTTTACTTCCatgttaaaaaaatagaaaaaggagtgGGGAGGGTTTGGTCAGGATAGCCAGCGGTGAGATTGCTGTGGGCCAAGATGGTGGAGGCGGTGACATTGGAATTGGGGTTAGGATTTCAATTTTCCAGAGGAGCCTTCCATGATCATCGGGCTTAAAaatggagggggggggggggggggacatggCGGGGGTGGAACGGTGGGGGTGGGCGACGACGACGGTGTGCCACTAACCGTCACCGTGACGTGGCCCCTGTGCCGCTCCGTCGAGGCTGCCCCTGCGCTGGCCCCATCAGTGCCGCTTGCCGCTGGCAGAGGCTCCGaccgagccaccgccgccgcctcctcagtTGCTTGCAATTTTGTTCACCTTGCTCTATAGCACTACTTCAGCCGTATTTTTTTAGCGAAGAAatgatgtttttctctcacgacaaatcagcaTGAGCAGCAGCATCAGCCAAATTTCAACGAAATGAATAAGGCTGTTATATTTTAGTTCAATTGTCATTATTGTACTATTTGCTTGTCACGATGAATGGTGATTGACCTTTTATTTACTATCGTTAGCATTCAGCTGCTATGCAGCAACCTCGTCCATCCGCTGGGAATCTACTGTAGTAGTACCTTGATAAAGTAAGTGTTCAGCTGGGAAAGAAgccggcttgtttggcttatttttccagccagaacagtgtttttctctcacaacattccagTATAAACAATGTTTTTAGTATGAATAGTAAATAATCCATACCAGCCGAACACTCTCTAAATTGGATACTCAATTATCCAATGGATATGGGGAATAATTGGGTATGAGCAAAAATGGGGAGGGATAAACATGTGGATAAGCAACGTATGGGTGTGGATATAAGCATGCAACCCTCCCCAATGACATACTATATGCCAAAGCATTTTTCTCAAGCAACGACATCACACGATCGGGACCTGTTTGTTCTGTTGATACTTGATAATAGCACACCAATAGGACGCATCTGATCATTACTAGGCGAGTGAATACGAGGGGGTGAGTAACCTCGTTGACACATTAGCCTTTTGATTTGTTCGTTGGAGCGTTGCTGTTGGAAAGTAGCAACTGAAACTATTCAGGACCTCTCATCCAGATGCTTGGTTAATCAGTTACAATAATATCATTATTCCCGTGGTTGCTGGCATTTTAATGTCCATGAAACAATATGTTTTCATTTTCTCTACAAATACGCTTTATTTCAAAAAAAACGGAGTGGTCATTCCATGACTTATTTTTAGTAGACGCGACTAATGCTTTGATAATGAAAGAATAGGGAGACCAGATTTTAGTGCTGGAAAAGATATATTCCAGGGTGGAGCTTGTGTGTGACTGAGTTTCACAGGGTTTGTGGATGAGCGAGACGCCGAGACCCAGAAGTAACAAGGAAGAGCCCAGACGGCTTCCCTCTACGGGCCATAAGCAGCCAAACAGGCCATCTACGGGCCATAAACAGCCAAACAGGCCCATCTTGAAAGATTCAGCGACAGCTACAGCGACAGGCCGAGGGCTCCCATCCTCGCGCCTTGCCAGTCGTTTTTTATCGTGGCCCTCGAGAATTTCTTGTTCCCTTATTACATTTCGCTCGCCAAATTTTAGCCAACTAACCCCTCCACGTATCTATATATTTCCACGTCCCCACCTCTCCCGTCCCACTCCCACCTTCTTGGAGATACCACCAGTCCGCCAGGCGCCATCTTCCGGCCGCTGCCCCCCCGGGAGGTGAGGCCTGCTCCCCTTGCAGTTCGTTTCAGCTCAGTACCTGGTGATGTGATCTGGACATCAGGTACCCGTAGGCAGGTTGCTTGTTTGGGCTAGTATTCATGAGCCAGGATGGATCTTCAGTTTTATTTCCTTGGGTTGTTTGAAAGGGGAATACTGATTTGTTTTCTTCTTCCTATGGACTTTGGCTTGCTTCTTTATGCAACATAAACGCGCAGATTCTTACTGTTACATCGGTAGTCAAATGAGTGTTAATTGACATCAAGTATGCTGCCATGCTGGGTGGAATGATCCTAGTAGAGCTTTGTGGGGTGTTTcttattttttttcatttctttttgttTTTAAAATGTGTCATTTTGGGTCACTAAGGCAATCGTATTTTGAAGAGATGTAAAAGTCTGTTTTGAAACTTAAGCTGGCATGAAGATGAAGTTCGTTGTTGGAAGTTGGAACATGGtctgtgaattagcttttgttgCCGAGTAACATGGATATTTTCTGCTTCTCATGTATTCAGTATATTGATAGTAAAAAAATGTTTTGGTTGGTTCATTCAGCAACAGTTGCCATTGCTCATGCTTTTGCTTAGTATTCATTTTGCTTGATTTTAATCTTTGGACGCGTCCCTCATATGCCACTAAAGTTGGGAGATTAGCAGACTGCTTGTTATAATTGAGCATAGTTTAAGCTTGCAAGATCTGTGGTGCTCCTAGTTCTTCTTGGTGATTGATTAAAGTATATACTCTGTCGTAGGTTGAATTGCCTTCTGGAGTCCTCTCCTGTTTTCAGAGGAATGTGCAGATAGCTTGGAGTCTGATGAGTACTCAGTCATGCTGATGCTACATGAAACTGTTCCTTTTGTGAGGCCTAGTTCTTGCCGGGACCTAAAACTCTCTGAAAAGAGTGCCTCTGTTATTCATTGTAAATTAGGATGCAGTGCGGTTTGCAGTTCAGCAGAAGGCTATCATGTACAGAAGCCACACATTGTTCACAGCCACAAAGTTAACTTCACTAGAACCAGCCATCTTCTGTGTAAAAGCTTAAATGAAAGAACTACAAGGCACTTGCTGGTATTCCTTGCCCTCCTTTTTGCGATTTTGATCACTGTTTTTTCCCCTATTATTAAAGCATTTTGTTGTATGCAGCATCGATTCCATGTTAATGCTTCGCCCGATGATGACTTCCGCTCATCACGTAACATAGCGATCAGTTTATTCAAGCGAGTATAAGAAAGTTATTGatcgaggaggaggtggagaaaaCCTAAAAGTATTTATTCTTGTTGAATCTTCACCATACTTGCCAGAAGTTTTTCTGTGTGCTAATTAGTAATTACTGTGTCTGAGAATATATTCAGGAGTTTGTCAGTGCTGGAGTGACCGCATATGCACTAGGGTGTACAGATGAGGGGCTTAGAAAGGAACTTATGGATATTGAAGATTCTGGTCTAGAGATTGAAGGCTTAGGGTCCTTAGGGGGGACCAGCTCGAAGTTCCAAGTCCACTCATTTGAGGTCAGCATACTCTGACAATCATGTGTCGCAtcatttattttttgatattacTGTTCAATATCATCTTCTGTTATGCATTTACATTTTTATATTGCAGCTTTTGTAGTCAAGTCAAACTCAAACAGTTTTGCTTTGATCTTGTTGCTTTAGAAAAATATGCACTTTGATTTGTTTACGCAGTATCTTTATTTTTGTCAGTTTTTGTATTCAGTAGAGTAAGCCCACTCACTAGTTCTCATTGGCAAGATATGAAGCTTTTATAAGGTATCATGTAATTCAGTAGCGAGCATATTTGTGATGCAAATGTCCCCCATAAGATCTTCTCtagtttcatactttgcctcagTGACACTCTTTTATGCAGACTCGTGAGTGCATTCTGTGGCTCAGTATAGTGTTCATCACAATATTGTGCACACCACAACTAACAGTTACCAGGTGGTCTACTAACCCACCGGTGTCAGCTGACGTCTTGCATCAGTGGAAAGGATTTTGTGCTATAATCGCAAACGCTTACTATGTCAAAGGAATGGCATGGTAAGAGCAGTTTCTGCCAGCAGTGTTGTTCTTTTGTCTCAGAATTTCATACATGTTCCTAAAATTGACGCTGCAGGTTACCAGTGAAAACCTTGCAGCTGGAACAGATGGCTGTCACAGGAAATTCAGAGGAACCATCAGTAGTTGCTAGCCGCATGCAGTTAGTTTTCAGCACATTAGAGGTTTATAGCAGCACCGTCAATATGTACACGCTAAGTAAAATATGATATGCTCGTTAGTGATGACTTTGTTTATTTACTCTGCAGGTAGTCAGCCCACAGTGGCCAAGAGTGTGATTATATGAAAGCAATACGATCAAACAAAGGTCTGCAGTTTTATTCTGACCAAAAGATATGCATGTCCAAGTTCAAACCTCTGTCATGGTGCAACAAATTTGATACTTCCCTATGTCCATTTGAACtcaattgtcaaataaaaatgtCAATGTACTTGATTGGGAAGTATTTGATTTGATATACATATACAACAACTTCTACCTGCATCAGGAGTTCTAGGGGGTGTTAGTCGCTGTCCCAtaagatgtttggacacatgcatggagtattaaatatagactaattacgaaactaattgcacagtttacgactaatttgcgagatgaatcttttaagcctaattagtccatgatttgataatgtggtgctacagtaaccatatgataatgacagattaattaggcttaataaattcgtctcgtggagtaccgacggattctgtaatttgtttttttattagtatccgaacacaaACATACGACACCCTCACGTgacaccttctaaattttagtcactggatcaAAACACCCCCTAAGTAAATAAGTATCCCCTACTGCTCCAATAGAGATAAAGTGGAAATTGGGGCATGGTACTGCTGTCTGTGATGTGGCACTGTGGCTAGGTATAAGCTGTGATTTGCACAGTTTTATTTGGCACAACGGGTGCGAGTTGGTGACCCAGTTTGGTTCAACAAATTGTACTGTTTTTTCAAAATATAAGTGTGGCGGAGACCCATTTTGAAAACGTCACCTTAGGGTCGCTAATTTGCACCCCTATTCTTATTGGAAAATTACTAAATTAGCATATtttttagaaactaaattagcacAGTTATGTCGACCATGCTTACCGATGACATTCTCATTCAGCctgttgttggtttcagccagggcttatcagtcagccataagtattttcctctcacaacaaaccagcaccagacgggcttatcagctcagaaaccaaccagcgaacaggcacATTGCCTCGCCAATTTGCCATTTCTTTATATAGGCCTTGTTCGGTTACCACAAATCCTAGCCAGAACGATTCCTTGCATGTGGTTTCTTTCAATcgtcctgttcgctggttggtgctggtaCTGGTTTgagctggtgctggttttttaTGAAAGAAAAATGCTGTTGACTGGTTGAATAAGCCTTACTAAAACTAACAAAAACCAATAAGTGAACAGCGTGAATATTTTCTATAGAGCGGGAACTATTATTCCTAGCCAAGAACGGCCAGGAATGACGTAACCGAACGCCGCCTTATTAAAAAGGCTTATCCCTCCTGTGCCAGATGCCAGGAAATGTGCACTGCAAGTGTGAGGTGGAATTCTGTTCAGGAATTTGGGAGTACAAATTTTCCATTAAACAACTTATTATGTTCAATCTAAGGCGTGAAATGGTGCACAATGTCGCCATGGTGCTACTGTCAGATGTAACACTCTTCTGCTCCAAACAATGGCATAGAGGCATAACCGTACTTAAAGACATCACAGAATTAACAATCAAAATCGGTAGCAGAACAATACTAACTTTCATAACGATCCTCTGAAGATTAATTATGGAACTATGTTCAGCATCAGATGCACTTAACATACCACAAGTGTTGCTAAAAGTACACGATGATAAATTAAAAAGTGTTTCTTATAAACTAACCCAAAAAAAAGAGAGGGTGCAGAGCTACAATTTGTCAAATTGGTGCTTCCACTGCCGCCTTTGAAGTAGAGTTGTATCCTAGACTCTGTTGTATCCCACATTTTTACTGAACAAGCGACGGATGTAGAGGACTTGCAACGCGCTAGCAGCCATGAAAGCTATGTACTCCGCCATTGTATAGAACATGACACGCTTTCTGGTGCTCTCATTAGCTGGATTGAATCAAAGCATGAAATTAACTCCGCATTGTCATAAAATGGTAGCAATAAATACATGAAAACACCAACAGAAGAAAATGTATTCATAATGTCCTGTCCCCTGCTACGTAATTAGTTGTTTGTTACCTAGATTTTATAGAGATCTCAGCACAAGGCATTTTTTTACTTCAAAGGAAACTGAAAGAGGCAGGCAAAACAGAACATGTTCAACAATTTAACTAAACAAAATCATCTGTTTGTCACTTTGTCCCCTCTACATTGAAGAACACATTGATTCGATAAGTAGGCTGTGATAAAACTAGATACAAACTTAGATAGGTGGAGAATAGATGGATGCTAATCTCTACATCAAGTCACAACATTAGTTGCGCTCTAACTCTAATGCATTCAGAAATGTTGGCATGAATGGGTTCTAACTTCTAACTGCTAGGGCCCTTCTTTCTGTTAGCATTGATGTtatttttcaaaagaaaaataAACTAGCATAAACGCTATAATGTGCTAAACATTCCAGAGATGTAATAAGAGCACATGCAAGTCCCAAGTCCATTGAGCTTACTGTGTCGGTGACGAGCTTCGCGTGCTTTTAGGTACTTCTGCTCGGCGGTGACGGATTCTAATGCTTCCTTCAGCTCCGCGATTTTAACGTTGATAGGGTCCAAGTGCTCTGCAACATAAATGAGACATTGCTTACACACATGGCAGTGCTAAAATGTTAACACTGGACGAATGACGCATAACTCTGAACAATAATgaaggtaaaaaaaataaaatcaatcGAATTGATGGTTGTTTAGTATTTGCAAAACGGTTAAGATTGACAGAGTAGACCGGTGCTGAGAAGCTTAAGATAGAAAGGCAGTAAACAAACCATCTTTCGCCAGATTGTGCTCATTGGGTATGTGCCCAACATGAATGTAGAAAGAAACAGTCTCAGGTGCTCCATATGGGTTATGGAAGCAGAACTTGTACATGCCACCCCTCGGAGCTTTAAACTCAAATTTGTCACCAGATTTTCCCTTCAATGTGTGTACAGTGTTTCCACCTGGAGACGTTACCTGTATTTACAGAAGCAAAAAGTTAATATAGAACATCATATCAAGTGTATAACGCAAATATATACTTTACTACCCACACATTACACAGAGCATATTGAAAAAACTATATGCAGGTACTTTTTTTCCACCACGGCCAAGCCGAATTTCATTACTTGACAGTAACGAAATTACAATAGTTCGTAACAAAGCAAAAACAAAGGCAGCGAACCTAAAGAAACCATGTTGAAATGAACACAGAGGGTTCACCCAACTGGCACAAACCGATCTACGAAAACGACAAGCGTTTTAATCACAGCGTATAACTTCACCCGCAGAACAAAGCATCCAACCATGGGAAAAAACTGTAATTGCATTAATTTTAGAAGTACTAATAATATTAATAGCACTTGTAATTGCACTAGGACCACTTTAGACATTTCCAAAAGTAACAAACATCATTGCTTTGTTGCCTTGTTGGGAATAAGAGGTGACCGGTAGTTGACTATAGATGGCATAGTGCCAAGGCCCTCAACCTCAATGTTGGTGACAGATTGGCCATAGGAGCACTCCAAGATGAAGAACAGGGCAACAAATGAAAACATCAGTAATGCAATAAGTGAAAAGGAAAATTAGTTCTAAAGCCCTGAAAGATCCCGAGAATTGTAAAATACCACCAAAATGTCATGCCAAGGTAAAATACCATTGAAACGTCCAAACTCTAACCGGATCCATTAGATTTTATTGACAGAAATCGTATTTTCATGTTTGCAACTAACACAACGGAACAGGATGACAATTGTACCCTTGTGCGTAAGTCCAACCAAACTTATCCTCATCTCCCAACCGCATGCACTGCAAAGAGCCTGCAACCGTATGACACCTCCTGCTTTGACACTACGACGCCGCTCCCACCAGCCAGCTTGGTCCCAGTCCACGCAGCGCCGGCCACCCACCGGCCTTTGGCCCAGTCCACGCTGCCACCACCGGCCTGGTCTGTGACACCACCTGATGCCAATGGCTTCCCTGCCGGCATGCGGTGGCGGCCGACTGTCCCGGGCGCTCAAGCTGCGGCTTGTTCCTCTGGCGCCATGGTGTTCAGGGGTATCTTTTGTCTTAGCTGACACCGCTGATAGCAAAATGTAACGGAGTGCTAGATTCAGTTGGAGTTTGGTTGTTTCAGTGGTATTTTACATTTGCGTGatctttcaatggtattttaccATTCTCGTGATCATTTAAAgctatagaaccaattttccGTAAGTAAAACCCATTATTTTCCCAAGTGCATTAGGTTTCATTCAGTGTAATGGATAAGAGTTTTCTGAGACATCAAAACATTGCTTCCTCTCAAACAGATATTTATTTTCAGCTGcgaaactaaaaactaaaaactaaaatGTGTACCTTCTACAGAAACAATATGCTAACTTTAAAATCAGAGAGATAATTGGTTTCCACTCAAAAATGAATTATTCAGTGCTAAGCATGTGAAAGCACTGCACAGAAGGACACATCTGAAAGTCCAACAGAAAAAGGCCCAAACTGCCAAAAATATGGGGCAAGAGAGAAGGTTCCTTTCTACTCAGATAGGAACAGATGCATCTCCAAGCAAAGAATATAGCACAGTAAAACTACTAGCGCAAAACAAATGTCCAAACTATCAGAAAGGCACAACTGCCAGCTTATCTAGACAGGACCAGGAGGTATATGAATCAATTGCAGCATCCACGGTAGTGTTAACTCAATTGAACCATAAGACAGACTAGAAAATTGAACATCTATTAGCATCAATTGCAAGTTTGCAACAGAACCCAGCAAAGAGAGCCAACAACATAGAAACTGAATATGAAACTACAGTGAAATCGGCGTCAAATTTCACCAAAAAAAACTCCTTCCCGCAAGACCAAGAATCCAAACAACTGCAGGGGACAACTTTTGAGGTAACCAGCAGCGAAACAGAACATTATCATCCAACCATACCTGAACTAACAATACTGTGCACTCGCAAGACACCCGCAGCAGACAGTATACCAAAGCAGTGACAATCGGCTGAAATTCCCCAAAAGGTGCGAACTTTGCAAAACCCGTTACTGAATCAACTCCTAAGCAGCGAACACTACTTATTCATCAAGCTAAACTATATAAAGCATTGCGCGAATCATTAAAAACTATTTTAGATCGCTAAACTGATGCATAAACAAGAGATCGCGTCAGGGGATCACGAATCATGAAGGCACCCGATCCCCAATTCAATCCACCTGATGGCCAGATCCCCATCAAAACAACCCATAAACCCAATCGAACGACTATCCTCCCGTCAAATTTAACCGCGCAGGATTGGAGTACGGCTGGGGACAAGGGGATCGGTTGTGTACCGTGAGGTCGATGCCTGGGTGGTCGGAGCTCCAGAAGATGTCGTGGTCGACAACGACGAAGTTCCCGGACACGGTGTCACCCTCGTAGGGCACGAACTCGTGGATGCACTCGGTGTCGGTCACCGTCACCGAAAGCGCATCCGCCCGCCGCGCCGCCGACAGAACCGCCGCCAGCGCCACTACCAGCAGCGCCGCCGGCCGCCACCTCGCCATCGCTAATCTCCTGATACCACCGCCCTCAGCGCGAGATCAGGGCTCGGGCCTCTCGGAAGGGGGAGAGAGAAGCGGCGGGGAGCTCCGCTCCTGCACGGCGGTCGTCGGGAGGAGGAAGCCAAGCCGAGACGCGACGGGGTGGGTCACGGGAGCGAGATGGCAACGGAGGGTGATGCGTGTTTTTGCAATAAACCACCTTGCGAATCGCGTAATCGCGTGGGTACGAAACGGGGTCGTGCTCCTTGCGTGGCCATGTGGGTGCGATTGGCTCCCATGTGTTGACGTGGCGGTGGGATTTGGTGCGTTTAGCTCATCGGCACTGCTAGCAACCGGCGCTCGCGGGTGCAGTCTGTTTTCCGGCGTCCAGGGCTCGCGCCGTCCGAACATCCCTCGCCCGCGCCTGCGTGTCGCGGTCACGCAGGGGTCCACGCCACGCGCCTGCGGGGACTGCTCGTGCCCTCCTCGAGGTTCCCACAGTCCCACGCGTATCCACGTGCAACACTTAATTTACTTTTAAAACAGTCGTACGCAACATTTACAATataaaaaaagataaataaaatatttaaaacatgcttatgaaacactagcaaaaaaaaaaaaccttgaaAAACACCACAATCATTACAAACATACAcgacatccagataaaacacttacaatatatatgtgaaaacatatgcaacatccaaataaacacgttTCTAACATAGGTGtagaaaaatagatgaaacattaaaGACAGACTCCTGCAGCATACGtatataaccattgcaacatattcCCTCCGTCCCATTAAAAATGTCATTTTTTACTTTTAGACTTTTTGTTTGACCGTTCGTCTTATTAAaaaaatttttatataaataataaaataaataaatcattattaaagtatatttaatgataaaataagttataacaaaataaataatactTATACAAAATTTTTGGATAAAACAAAGGGTTAAAAGTAAAAAACGACACTTTCAatgggacggatggagtatgcaacatctcgatctacttttgcaacatccatacgaaacacttgcaacatacctctaaaacatttgaaatatttGAAATGTGAGCTTGCGACATGCATAATATCCTGGTGCGACCTCCTCCGCCGTCTCGGCGCCGCAGTCGTAGCAGCAGGCGAGGCCAGAGGGCTCCCGCGCCAGGGTTTGACGCCTCTGGCGCTGACGACGCCTGACGACGTCGTTGGGCCGAGCGGGTGgcagagcaggagcagcaggcgtGAACGATGGAGGAGCGAGACTGGAGCGTGGAGTAAGAGCAGCGAGGCAAGGAGGACAGGAGGAGCACGAGCAGCAGGAGGAACGGAAAGGGTGCGATGGAGAAGGAGAAAAAGATAAGCGCGAGGCAGGCGGCGGGAGCAACAAAGAGAAATATACAGGAGATTTATTGGGCCAGCTGGTGCACAGGCCCGCGGGCGTGGCATCCGGACGGAATCCCGCCCGCGTCCTATCATTTCCGTTAGCTCATTGCTGGACGGTACTAACGCGTTTCCTCTGCTATCTTACGTGGGTGGAAGTAGAAAATGTATTCTCTCTGAAGCCTAGAATCTGAGGGAAAGTGCATAGAAGCAAAAAGTGTTTTCTATACCTTTCCTAAACTTTCGCAGCCCTTCAAACTACCTTCCTTGGCTGGCTTAAAGTGATGATTTTGAAGACGTTTTAGTAAAAAAAAGTTAAGTAAACATGTGATAACATTTTTAATTCGCAAAAAATGTTTCTACAATTAGAAAGTTTTCAAGAAAAATGCTAGATATAGATTAGAACATGGACAATCCAAATAAAATATATAGAGCTCAGAAAAGCATCTTTAGAAGCTTCCAAAACTTAGATTTAGCtaacaaaaaaaggaaaagtaTCCAGAAAAAAAACTGAAAAGCAACCACATATTTTTGTTACGAAATGTTTTCAAAATATATTTAGACATTAATTAGAATGTTTTGGGAAATtttcaaatatttttattttctacAATTAAATAAAAATTTTAAAACCTTTTAGAGATATTTGCACTAGCTCTAAATATTTTTAATTGGGTTTGTTGTGTCCTAGTCTATCTCTAGCATTTTTTGGAAATTTTAAGAAGTTAGAGAAAATTTTCATGGTTTAAGTTTTatcaaatatttaaactaaaaaagATGAAACCGTCTTGAAAGCTACTCAAACCAGGGCAGAAAGTTAATTTGAACTTTTTTAAGAGTTGAGAAGATAAGATATCTGATTTTAAAGTTCAAGAGGTAAAATCAAACCATGTTGATAGTTGAGGGATTACAAACTCAAATAAAAATGTTATAAACTATGAAGTTATAGATATCATGTTAAGACTACAACTTTAATGTAGACCATGCCAACATTTGACGTCATTTGAAAAATAAAAGTTAATAGCAAAATAAAAGAACTTAAAATGAATATGTGGGCCGCTAAACGACACTAgataaaaaagttgccaactaaaAAGGTGTGTACTTTTATTGGGAACTACTATGTACAATTTTTGATATAGACTATTATCAACTTCAAGGTTAtttgaaaagaaaataaaaaaaataaaatatggtAATTGAAAATAAATATTTAAGCCTGTAAAATATACTCGTATTAAATAAAAAATCTATCAAATATAAAGTTGTATATCATGTCGAACTCTATAATTTTAGTATACTGTTTATATCCATCTTTATATGAAGAAATTATGCTTTTTATGTAAGAGAAAGAGAAAGACCTTTATATGAAGAAATTATGCTTTTTGtataagagaaagagagagaccaAGTATCAGGTGGCCTTCAGTGTCACGTCAGCAAAACATCCAATAAATCACTTTGAGATGTCAAGGGGGTATTTCATCTTGTTTTAAATGTTCAGATGTGTTTCTTGTCGAACTTTGCTCAATATAATAAATATGAGTTGTATGAA harbors:
- the LOC136538062 gene encoding LOW QUALITY PROTEIN: uncharacterized protein (The sequence of the model RefSeq protein was modified relative to this genomic sequence to represent the inferred CDS: deleted 1 base in 1 codon); the encoded protein is MLMLHETVPFVRPSSCRDLKLSEKSASVIHCKLGCSAVCSSAEGYHVQKPHIVHSHKVNFTRTSHLLCKSLNERTTRHLLHRFHVNASPDDDFRSSRNIAISLFKEYKKVIDRGGGGENLKEFVSAGVTAYALGCTDEGLRKELMDIEDSGLEIEGLGSLGGTSSKFQVHSFETRECILWLSIVFITILCTPQLTVTRWSTNPPVSADVLHQWKGFCAIIANAYYVKGMAWLPVKTLQLEQMAVTGNSEEPSVVASRMQLVFSTLEVVSPQWPRV
- the LOC136518723 gene encoding transmembrane emp24 domain-containing protein p24beta3 produces the protein MARWRPAALLVVALAAVLSAARRADALSVTVTDTECIHEFVPYEGDTVSGNFVVVDHDIFWSSDHPGIDLTVTSPGGNTVHTLKGKSGDKFEFKAPRGGMYKFCFHNPYGAPETVSFYIHVGHIPNEHNLAKDEHLDPINVKIAELKEALESVTAEQKYLKAREARHRHTNESTRKRVMFYTMAEYIAFMAASALQVLYIRRLFSKNVGYNRV